The Saccopteryx leptura isolate mSacLep1 chromosome 2, mSacLep1_pri_phased_curated, whole genome shotgun sequence genome has a window encoding:
- the NRARP gene encoding notch-regulated ankyrin repeat-containing protein, protein MSQAELSTCSVPQTQRIFQEAVRKGNTQELQSLLQNMTNCEFNVNSFGPEGQTALHQSVIDGNLELVKLLVKFGADIRLANRDGWSALHIAAFGGHQDIVLYLITKAKYAGSGR, encoded by the coding sequence ATGAGCCAGGCCGAGCTGTCCACCTGCTCGGTGCCGCAGACGCAGCGCATCTTCCAGGAGGCGGTGCGTAAGGGCAACACGCAAGAGCTGCAGTCGCTGCTGCAGAACATGACCAACTGCGAGTTCAACGTCAACTCGTTTGGGCCCGAGGGCCAGACGGCGCTGCACCAGTCGGTCATCGACGGCAACCTGGAGCTCGTGAAGCTGCTGGTGAAGTTCGGCGCCGACATCCGCCTGGCCAACCGCGACGGCTGGAGCGCGCTGCACATCGCCGCGTTTGGCGGCCATCAGGACATCGTACTCTATCTCATCACCAAGGCCAAGTACGCGGGCAGCGGCCGGTGA